Proteins encoded in a region of the Xylocopa sonorina isolate GNS202 chromosome 1, iyXylSono1_principal, whole genome shotgun sequence genome:
- the Mud gene encoding mushroom body defect isoform X3 translates to MKLWTEIILEWLNCLDILETNVKELKELDDGNFYNKLIELFSWKGAEDITDTKHVVIKFLQDEYPKYQFDDKDMEQMEHVYISSLFLLRVSQEPLFYQPMCIKLQHSTQLKIKTFLEMIIPYGRDIEKETLRKIIAEIENDTSEIPVTPKAKILQHYLTSPAVQSSQRHKILTERNRELRMLRTELEVERFEKIDLQEDLRIQQNRIQNLHAKLKEKTAEIKALREEKMMSKTPQSAKKCKETLSSERYYKKEIDHLENQLIQKQCEIDKLETDNDSLTKKLTCVEKQCIYFKEKTENYEKALKDIQIQMEVKDNELMNLKMTNEELYTHLNELNKTSVEEKSFEIDEVVPLHSLSTSLNNSEILSSVIEIQLQEAKKESASLKNQLDTANKKLEFTNFEYENTVQLLEEKTQLLQNTETKFNETINNLNVKIESLQKEQDSLKSQNKSLEELCNSQKESLLNVEGLKNALTTIVTTLKEKIEYLEKSLCNQNIDNDKLNSELEEVKSQMHENLKSIQNLTDQNNLYKTSIDLYNKNLKEIAIYYLESDCIEDNNLDNKTTTELIEHLQTILCNFNKKYTLKEAELQSLNNTIDEAKLELKECQSQIFNLEEKDKHNITEISKLKETATESAIKINELATIIEHNSTEISHLKEIKLHKEALEKDLSECKEEIKNRNLLVQAIVIYIKRLKENIQAFKTEFYLMKKDIVNRINEYQKQNQETSECVLNAYNKLYVNYTQEQLHQSQLKDELANNEKNLKDSKNLNITLQNEVIKNKETINNLETELINTKEKLTESAQKLVKLEKTKDVFEKQYNDLKFENEKILLCLNDINDKLKVFQEKACNMSEQLKVKDEKIGSLVEEIASIKLEKDRVVHLQMENEAELKNFIKIIETKLLEKQHYLDQLSTEVKLKEKTSALVQDKFEKLSKETIASEIKLKEVITSLQEVRTNQDAVLVTQEKALQEKCFQLEQFQKEFNESKEVLRKQLETEKVLSHNLQSTNSELQMQSYKQKRVIEELQETLKKVRNELNESKEYCKNEEAQKLEIVEVCAKLQHLINDLKLTVVKASTKNENSGADILSDTQYNNDTDKTDNILKTLRTSVTEIYAIRTLILDSLNETLKNQKLIVDNYDTKCEEIKLLKIKVEELNSLKEKHVKRVNTLLKHKESLNDHLKNIIKSRENLDTLLAGLKQKWDKLLTNSHDIFMMDKSICDDLKHIYAEKMYLENTLFKHYIYHFQNMKPLQTILWNQFLWTEQRLSDSYLKTENAEEILNGSPDVFSDEKIVIEAELCKNEALQQDIVQLQNKVADFSNLITSFENKLKSNEIELQSESEKKLHSRIDELTEDKNHLESKLNCARIKNAKLESDIDELRIKIQEMKVTSLKELEDLGKELMELKEEKLKLKEEMYELSKRPRKEDVDNQLKDIHDKYKVKVDEIKQNMKIAYSEQIAKMNKEQEQLVESLQRKMELQCRKQADELSKYKAHVAVMSSQFWNVGEKLLGEQQEKEKLRKELIDLKSKYQSFDKKLVSSIEHKTSKYFADIV, encoded by the exons ATGAAACTATGGACTGAAATTATATTGGAATGG CTAAATTGTTTGGACATCTTAGAAACGAATGTCAAAGAATTAAAAGAGTTGGACGATGGAAATTTTTACAACAAATTAATAGAATTATT ttCTTGGAAAGGTGCTGAAGACATTACAGATACAAAACACGTTGTAATCAAGTTCCTGCAAG ATGAATACCCAAAATACCAATTTGATGATAAAGATATGGAGCAAATGGAACATGTCTACATTTCGTCTTTATTTTTATTACGTGTATCTCAAGAGCCATTATTTTATCAACCAATGTGTATTAAATTACAACACAGTACACAACTTAAAATTAAAACCTTTCTTGAGATGATAATTCCGTATGGGAGAGACATAGAAAAGGAAacattaagaaaaataattgctGAAATAGAGAACGATACTTCAGAGATACCTGTAACCCCAAAAGCAAAAATTCTGCAACATTATTTGACTTCTCCTGCGGTACAATCTTCTCAGAGGCATAAGATATTAACCGAAAGAAATAGAGAACTAAGAATGTTAAGAACCGAACTGGAAGTAGAGAGATTCGAGAAAATTGATTTGCAAGAGGATTTACGAATTCAACAAAATAgaatacaaaatttacatgcaaAATTGAAGGAGAAAACTGCAGAGATAAAGGCTTtaagagaagaaaaaatgaTGTCAAAAACTCCACAATCTGCTAAAAAATGTAAAGAGACACTAAGCTCTGAGCGATATTATAAGAAGGAAATAGATCATTTGGAAAACCAATTAATACAAAAGCAGTGTGAAATAGATAAACTGGAAACAGATAATGATAGTCTAACGAAAAAATTGACATGTGTGGAAAAGCAGTGTATATATTTTAAAGAAAAAACAGAAAATTATGAGAAGGCTTTAAAAGACATACAAATTCAAATGGAAGTTAAAGACAATGAACTGATGAACCTAAAAATGACCAATGAAGAATTATATACTCATTTAAATGAGCTTAACAAGACATcagttgaagaaaaaagttttgAAATTGATGAAGTAGTACCTTTACATTCACTTTCGACATCTTTAAACAATAGCGAGATTTTAAGTTCTGTAATTGAGATTCAGTTGCAAGAGGCAAAAAAAGAATCTGCCTCGCTAAAAAATCAACTTGATACTGCTAATAAAAAATTAGAATTCACAAATTTTGAGTATGAAAATACAGTCCAATTGTTGGAGGAAAAAACGCAGCTGTTACAAAACACAGAAACCAAATTTAATGAAacgataaataatttaaatgtaaaaattGAGTCTTTGCAAAAAGAACAAGACTCCTTAAAAAGTCAAAATAAAAGTTTAGAAGAATTATGCAACTCACAAAAAGAATCTTTATTAAATGTTGAAGGGTTAAAAAATGCTTTAACTACTATAGTAACTActttaaaagaaaaaattgaATATTTAGAAAAGTCCTTGTGCAATCAAAATATTGATAATGATAAATTGAACAGTGAACTTGAAGAAGTTAAATCACAAATGCATGAAAATCTTAAATCTATTCAGAATTTAACAGACCAAAATAATTTGTATAAAACTTCTATTGACTTGTATAATAAAAATTTGAAAGAAATTGCAATTTATTATTTAGAGAGTGATTGTATAGAAGATAATAATTTAGACAATAAAACAACTACTGAACTTatagaacatctgcaaacaatattatgtAATTTTAACAAAAAATATACTTTGAAAGAAGCGGAATtacaatcattaaataatacgaTCGACGAAGCGAAATTAGAGCTGAAGGAATGTCAGTCGCAAATATTTAATTTGGAAGAAAAAGACAAGCATAATATTACTGAGATATCCAAATTGAAGGAAACTGCAACAGAAAGTGCAATTAAAATTAATGAACTTGCTACCATTATAGAACACAATTCTacagaaatttcgcacttaaaaGAAATTAAGCTTcataaagaagctttagaaaaggATTTGAGCGAGTGCAAAGAGGAAATAAAAAACAGAAATTTACTAGTACAGGctattgttatttatataaaaagATTAAAGGAAAATATCCAAGCTTTCAAAACAGAATTTTATCTAATGAAGAAAGATATAGTTAATCGAATAAATGAATACCAAAAGCAAAATCAAGAGACTAGTGAATGTGTTTTAAATGCATATAATAAACTGTATGTTAATTATACACAAGAACAACTTCATCAAAGTCAACTTAAAGATGAACTTGCTAATAATGAAAAGAATTTAAAAGATAGCAAGAATCTAAATATTACATTGCAAAATGAAGTAATAAAAAATAAGGAAACAATAAATAATTTGGAAACAGAGTTGATAAATACTAAAGAAAAGTTAACAGAATCCGCGCAAAAATTGGTAAAACTTGAAAAAACGAAAGACGTATTTGAGAAACAGTATAACGATCTCAAATTTGAAAATGAGAAAATTTTACTTTGCTTAAATGATATAAATGATAAGCTTAAAGTATTTCAGGAGAAGGCGTGTAATATGTCGGAGCAATTAAAAGTCAAGGATGAAAAAATTGGTAGTTTAGTTGAAGAAATTGCTTCGATAAAATTAGAAAAGGATCGTGTAGTACATTTACAAATGGAAAATGAAGCTGAGTTAAAAAATTTCATAAAAATAATAGAAACGAAACTGCTAGAAAAACAACACTACTTAGATCAATTAAGTACAGAAgtaaaattaaaagaaaagacATCGGCGCTCGTGCAggataaatttgaaaaattatcgAAAGAAACAATCGCTTCTGAAATAAAACTGAAAGAAGTAATTACGAGTTTACAGGAAGTAAGAACTAATCAAGATGCAGTTTTAGTAACACAAGAGAAAGCTTTACAAGAGAAATGTTTTCAATTGGAGCAGtttcaaaaagaattcaatgaaTCGAAAGAAGTCCTTCGGAAACAACTGGAAACCGAGAAAGTACTGTCGCACAATCTGCAAAGTACAAATTCCGAATTGCAAATGCAATCGTACAAACAAAAAAGAGTGATAGAGGAATTACAGGAAACGTTGAAAAAAGTGAGAAATGAACTTAATGAAAGTAAAGAATACTGCAAAAACGAAGAAGCACAAAAATTAGAAATTGTAGAAGTTTGTGCAAAATTACAACATTTAATAAACGACTTGAAATTAACAGTTGTAAAAGCTAGTACAAAAAATGAAAATTCTGGTGCTGATATTTTATCCGATACTCAATATAATAATGATACTGATAAAACTGATAATATTCTAAAAACGCTGAGAACATCTGTTACTGAAATATATGCAATACGAACATTAATTTTGGATTCTTTAAATGAAACTCTGAAAAATCAAAAACTAATTGTAGATAACTATGATACGAAATGTGAAGAAATCAAATTGCTGAAAATTAAAGTAGAAGAATTAAACAGTTTGAAAGAAAAACATGTAAAACGTGTAAATACTCTTCTGAAGCACAAGGAATCATTGAATGATCACTTAAAGAACATTATAAAGTCGAGAGAAAATTTAGATACATTATTAGCTGGATTAAAACAAAAATGGGATAAATTATTAACAAACTCCCATGACATTTTTATGATGGACAAATCTATATGTGATGACTTAAAGCATATATATGCTGAAAAAATGTACCTGGAAAATACATTATTTAAGCATTATATTTATCACTTTCAAAATATGAAACCTTTGCAAACTATTTTATGGAATCAATTTTTGTGGACTGAGCAAAGACTAAGCGATTCATACTTGAAAACCGAAAATGCAGAAGAGATATTAAACGGTTCTCCAGACGTCTTTTCCGATGAGAAAATAGTAATTGAAGCGGAATTATGTAAAAATGAAGCACTGCAACAAGATATTGTTCAACTTCAGAATAAAGTAGCTGATTTTTCAAACTTAATTACTTCTTTTGAAAATAAACTGAAGTCTAACGAAATAGAGCTGCAATCTGAATCAGAGAAAAAGTTACACTCGAGAATTGATGAGCTAACGGAAGATAAGAACCATTTAGAGAGTAAATTAAACTGTGCGCGTATAAAAAATGCAaaattggaaagtgacattgatgAGCTCAGGATTAAGATACAAGAAATGAAAGTAACATCATTGAAGGAACTTGAAGATTTGGGGAAAGAATTAATGGAATTAAAAGAAGAGAAACTAAAACTCAAAGAAGAAATGTACGAGCTAAGCAAGCGACCAAGGAAGGAAGATGTTGACAACCAGCTAAAAGAtattcatgataaatataaagTTAAAGTAGATGAAATTAAACAAAATATG AAAATAGCATATAGTGAGCAAATAGCAAAGATGAATAAAGAGCAGGAACAGTTGGTTGAGTCATTGCAACGAAAAATGGAGTTACAGTGTCGCAAGCAGGCAGatgaattaagtaaatacaaggCACATGTTGCTGTTATGAGCTCGCAGTTTTGGAATGTTGGAGAAAAATTATTAGGCGAACAACAGGAGAAAGAAAAATTACGGAAAGAACTAATCGACCTGAAAAGCAAATATCAAAGTTTCGATAAGAAACTTGTTTCGTCGATAGAACATAAAACTTCCAA ATATTTTGCGGATATCGTTTAA